Proteins encoded together in one Streptomyces sp. NBC_01216 window:
- a CDS encoding Fur family transcriptional regulator, translating to MSDLLERLRGRGWRMTAQRRVVAEVLDGDHVHLTADEVHAAAVERLPEISRATVYNTLGEMVTLGEVMEVATDGRAKRYDPNAHRPHQHLVCGRCGAIRDVHPAGDPMADLPDAERYGFTISDVEVTYRGLCPSCASTA from the coding sequence ATGAGCGACCTGTTGGAACGACTGCGCGGCCGTGGCTGGCGGATGACCGCGCAGCGGCGTGTCGTGGCCGAGGTCCTCGACGGGGACCACGTCCACCTGACGGCCGACGAGGTCCACGCCGCCGCCGTGGAGCGGCTCCCCGAGATCTCCCGGGCGACCGTCTACAACACGCTCGGCGAGATGGTCACACTCGGCGAGGTCATGGAGGTCGCGACGGACGGCCGCGCCAAGCGGTACGACCCGAACGCGCACCGCCCGCACCAGCACCTCGTCTGCGGTCGCTGCGGCGCCATCCGCGACGTCCACCCGGCGGGCGACCCGATGGCGGACCTCCCGGACGCCGAGCGCTACGGCTTCACCATCTCCGACGTCGAGGTCACCTATCGCGGCCTCTGCCCGTCCTGCGCGTCGACCGCCTGA
- a CDS encoding catalase, with protein sequence MTQEAYVTQGPLTTEAGAPVADNQNSETAGVGGPVLVQDQLLLEKLAHFNRERIPERVVHARGAGAYGTFTVTHDVSRWTRAAFLSEVGKRTETFLRFSTVAGNLGAADAVRDPRGWALKFYTEEGNYDLVGNNTPVFFVRDAIKFPDFIHTQKRDPYTGSQEADNVWDFWGLSPESTHQVTWLFGDRGIPASYRHMNGYGSHTFQWNNEAGEVFWVKYHFKTDQGIRNLTQDEANRLAGEDPDSHQRDLRQAIERGDFPTWTVQVQIMPAADAATYRFNPFDLTKVWPHEDYPPIEIGTLELNRNPENVFAEVEQSVFSPAHFVPGIGPSPDKMLQGRLFAYGDAHRYRVGVNADHLPVNRPHATEARTHARDGFLYDGRHRGAKNYEPNSFGGPAQTGRPLWQSTPVTGGTGDHAAPVHAEDDDFVQAGDLYRLMSEDERSRLVENLAGFIAKVSRDDIAERAIGNFRQADGDFGKRLDAAVRALRG encoded by the coding sequence ATGACGCAGGAGGCGTACGTGACGCAGGGACCGCTCACCACGGAGGCCGGCGCGCCGGTCGCCGACAACCAGAACAGCGAGACGGCGGGCGTCGGCGGTCCCGTCCTCGTCCAGGACCAGCTCCTCCTGGAGAAGCTCGCCCACTTCAACCGGGAACGCATCCCGGAGCGCGTGGTCCACGCGCGGGGCGCGGGCGCCTACGGCACCTTCACGGTGACCCACGACGTCTCGCGGTGGACGCGCGCCGCGTTCCTCTCCGAGGTCGGCAAGCGGACCGAGACGTTCCTGCGCTTCTCCACCGTCGCGGGCAACCTCGGCGCGGCCGACGCCGTCCGCGATCCGCGTGGCTGGGCGCTGAAGTTCTACACCGAGGAGGGCAACTACGACCTTGTCGGAAACAACACCCCCGTGTTCTTCGTCAGGGACGCCATCAAGTTCCCCGACTTCATCCACACCCAGAAGCGCGACCCGTACACCGGCTCACAGGAAGCCGACAACGTCTGGGACTTCTGGGGCCTGTCGCCCGAGTCGACGCACCAGGTCACCTGGCTCTTCGGCGACCGGGGCATACCCGCCTCGTATCGCCACATGAACGGCTACGGCTCGCACACCTTCCAGTGGAACAACGAGGCCGGCGAGGTCTTCTGGGTCAAGTACCACTTCAAGACCGACCAGGGCATCCGGAACCTCACCCAGGACGAGGCCAACCGGCTCGCCGGCGAGGACCCGGACAGTCATCAGCGCGACCTGCGCCAGGCCATCGAGCGCGGGGACTTCCCCACCTGGACCGTGCAGGTCCAGATCATGCCGGCGGCCGACGCGGCGACCTACCGCTTCAACCCCTTCGACCTCACCAAGGTGTGGCCGCACGAGGACTACCCGCCGATCGAGATCGGCACGCTGGAACTCAACCGGAACCCGGAGAACGTCTTCGCGGAGGTCGAACAGTCCGTCTTCAGTCCGGCCCACTTCGTGCCCGGTATCGGCCCGTCCCCGGACAAGATGCTCCAGGGTCGTCTCTTCGCCTACGGAGACGCCCACCGGTACCGCGTCGGCGTCAACGCCGACCACCTGCCGGTGAACCGGCCGCACGCCACCGAGGCGCGCACCCACGCGCGTGACGGCTTCCTCTACGACGGCCGTCACCGGGGCGCGAAGAACTACGAGCCGAACTCCTTCGGCGGTCCGGCCCAGACCGGCCGGCCGCTGTGGCAGTCCACCCCGGTCACCGGCGGCACCGGCGACCATGCCGCCCCGGTGCACGCCGAGGACGACGACTTCGTCCAGGCGGGCGACCTCTACCGCCTGATGTCCGAGGACGAGAGGAGCCGCCTCGTCGAGAACCTGGCGGGCTTCATCGCCAAGGTCTCGCGCGATGACATCGCCGAGCGGGCCATCGGCAACTTCCGTCAGGCGGACGGCGACTTCGGCAAGCGGCTCGACGCCGCCGTCCGGGCCCTGCGCGGCTGA